The Dyadobacter sandarakinus DNA window ATTTGCTGAAAAAAATATCGAAGCAGGTATCAAGGAGCGAAAGCTGGCGCAGCAGCTGGCCAGCTATACCCTCCTCAAAGAGAAACTTGAAACCAATGAAAAGCGGATCGTGAATGAAGCCAAACTGAAAGCTAAAAATCTTATTTCAGATGCAAACCAGCTCATTGAAAACACAATCAGGGAGATTAAGGAGAACAAGGCAGAGAAAGAAAAGACCCGCACTGCCCGCACAGGACTTGAAAACTTCGGCAAACAAAATCTCAAACTGGAAGAAGTAGCTGCGCCGGTGGCGGAAGAAGAAGTATTTGAACCCGAGGTTGGCGATATTACTCCTGGAAGCTACGTCCGTATTACAGGCCAGACTGCCGTAGGTGAAGTACTTTCAATCAAAGGCAAAGACGCTGAAATACGGATTGGGGAGCTTAAATCGAATGTAAAGCTGAACCGCCTCGAAAAGGTATCCAATAAGACCTACCGCGTAGCCACAGGCGAAAAGAAAGTTAAAACCGCCGCACGCGGCATTGACCTGAATGAGCGCATGCTCAATTTCAGCTTCAATCTTGATATGCGGGGCAAACGCGGGGAAGAAGCTTTGGGCCTGGTGGATCAGTTTATGGATAACGCCATTATGCTCGGGTATGATGAGCTCAGGATCGTACATGGCAAAGGTGACGGTATTTTGCGCACGCTTGTCAGAAATCACCTGCGCACGTATCCGCAGGTGGCCGGCATGACCGACGAGCATCCCGACCGGGGTGGCGCGGGAGTCACGATTGTGAAGTTGAAATAGTAAGCATAAAACAAAAAAGGTAGACAGCTCGCACTGTCTACCTTTTTTTATGTCGTGGCTGATTACAGCTGCGGTTGTTCTGCTACCAGAGTTTCTTCAACATGTCCGCCCTTCGGATTTCCTGCCCAGAACCAAAGCACTGAGAACAATACGATCAGGATAATGGGGAAAGTAAGCATCGTTGACAAGGTTTCCTGACCAGCTGCCAATTCCAGTGCAGAACCGCTGAGTCCCTGCGCAGCGTACTCCGCATGCGCCTTGTCGATCCAGCTACCAATGAAAGGCTGGAAGATCGAAGTGGAAAGCATACCTACTCCACCAATGATGGACATCCCCAAAGCGCCGCTCAATGGAACGCGCTGTGCTACGAAGCCAATTACAGTCGGCCAGTTGAAACATACGCCCAAACCGAAGATGACGGCAGCCAGGTAGGCGGCAGGGCCTGTCACGGTGCTGAAAAGGTAGATGCCAATGGCAGCCAGGAACGCTCCGCCTAGCAGAACACCTGTTTGACCTACTACATCCACAACCGGACCTGTAAAGAGGCGTCCTAATGTCATTACACCAAAGGTGAGCGCCAGTACAAGCATTGGATCTGCGCCACTGCTGTTCAATACCACGTTCACCCACTGGTTAGGACCAAATTCCGTAATCGCAGTCAGTGCCATGCAGCAGAAAATGAAGATATAAAGCGGAGTAAGCATCGCCTGGAAGTTTTTCGCCAGCGAAGTAACACCTTCTACTTTTGGTCTTGGGAAAGCCTGACCGAAGAACAGGAATGCATAAATCACCGTAGGGATCATCAGCACCCAGATTTGTGTCTGCCACGAAGCTCCTGCATCGGTCATAAACTTGGATATAAGGCTTCCGATGACAATACCGCCCGGGAACCACATGTGGAACCGGCCAAGCATTTTGTTCAGCTTGCTGCTGGTGTACATATCGGCGATCATCGGGTTACAGGCCGCTTCTGTACAACCGTTACCGAAACCGATGAAGAATGTCGAGATAAGAAGTCCCATGTACCCGCCGGCATAGATGGTCAGCAAAATACCGACGGTATGCGCTACAACAGCAACCTGCATGATGATTTTTGGCCCGATCGAGTGGTAAACAATGCCACCGATCACCATCGAAATGGGGAAGCCAAAGAAGAACATGGAGTTGATAAAGCCCAGCTGCTCTGCGGTCAGACCGAATTCCGTTGCAAGCTGGGGAAGGATACCCGCCCTGATGCTGAAAGAAAAGGCTGTGGTGATAATCGCGAGACAGCTGGCATTAAAAAGTCTGCTGCTGTTAATGGTTTGAGCCATTGGAGTAAAGGGTTAAAAGAAGTTAAATGATAAACTGCTGACGGGAAGTCGTTTTTATTTTATTAATTCCCTGAAAAAACAAATAAAGGGCATTTCTACTGATGAGGATGCCCCTGACCCAATGTTTTTTGAGCGTGAAATTTATATTTGTAAGAAGTAAGAGTCATCTATACTACTCTTTAATATTGTAAAATCTTTTTCAAAACTTTAAACCAGTACGAATGTCACGTAAGATCAGGATGGGCATGGTTGGAGGCTCCCTCGACGCATTTATCGGCGGGGTACACCGGCGTGCAGCGATCATGGACGGAGAAATAGAGCTTGTTTGCGGGGTATTCAGCTCCGATCCGGTCAAGTCGAAAGATACAGGTAAAGCGCTTTATCTTCCGGATCACCGGGTATACGGCGACTATGAGGAAATGATCGCAAAGGAGAAGGAACTGCCGGAGGGTGAGAGAATGGATTTTGTGGCCATTGTGACGCCCAATCACATGCACTTTGGACCTACTAAGCTTGCGCTGGAAAATGGATTTCATGTGGTTTGCGATAAACCGATCACGCTGAATACTGAAGAAGCCGAAGAGATCGTCGCGCTGGTTGAAAAAACAGGGCTGGTCTTTTGTCTTACCCATAATTACACCGGCTACCCGATGGTAAAGGAAGCCAAAAACCTGATTGCGTCAGGGGCGATCGGCGAGATACGGAAAGTCATTGTGGAATATCCGCAGGGCTGGCTCGCTACCCTGGTAGAGGTGACCGGCAACAAGCAGGCAGCCTGGCGTACCGATCCCAAGCGCTCCGGTGCTGCCGGCGGGCTGGGCGACATCGGTACACATGCCGAAAACCTGGCTGAATACATTACAGGATTGAAAATCACCCAGGTATGTGCCGATCTCACAATCTTCGTGGAAGGCCGCCTGCTGGACGATGATGCCAATGTGCTGCTGCGCTTCAATAATGGTGCAAAAGGTATCCTGCAAAACAGCCAGATTGCCAATGGGGAAGAAAACGACCTGAATATCCGCGTTTACGGCGAAACGGGCGGGCTGCAATGGAAACAGCTGGAACCTAATACTTTAATCCATAAGACTAACCAGGGCGCGCGCATTATCCGCACAGGTGTGGGCAATCTTTCCAAAGCCGCACAGGTGCATACCCGCATTCCTGCCGGTCACCCGGAGGGATATTTTGAAGCCTTTGCGAACCTTTACCGCAACTTCGCCATCCAGCTGCGTGCCTACTGGGATGGTACCAAAGCGGATCCCGTGTATGACTTCCCTACGGCCCAGGACGGCCTGAGAGGAATGAAGTTTATCGACACGGTGATCGCTTCCAGCAATTCGGACACGAAGTGGACGGATTTTTCAGCATAGAACTCAATTAACTCTTTACAGTTTTTCTTCCGGCTCACCGGATTGTTTTTCCACCTATTTTTCCATACCCGTTTATGAACAAAATCAAAGTCGGCGTCGTTGGTACTGGCTTTATTGGCCCTGCTCACATTGAAGCTCTCAGACGACTCCCGAATGTGGAAGTTGCTGCCCTTTGCGAAGTAACCGCTGAGCTGGCACAACAAAAAGCAGACAGCCTGGGCATTCCCCGCGCCTATACTTTTGAAGAACTCCTCAAACAGGACGATA harbors:
- a CDS encoding MFS transporter, which codes for MAQTINSSRLFNASCLAIITTAFSFSIRAGILPQLATEFGLTAEQLGFINSMFFFGFPISMVIGGIVYHSIGPKIIMQVAVVAHTVGILLTIYAGGYMGLLISTFFIGFGNGCTEAACNPMIADMYTSSKLNKMLGRFHMWFPGGIVIGSLISKFMTDAGASWQTQIWVLMIPTVIYAFLFFGQAFPRPKVEGVTSLAKNFQAMLTPLYIFIFCCMALTAITEFGPNQWVNVVLNSSGADPMLVLALTFGVMTLGRLFTGPVVDVVGQTGVLLGGAFLAAIGIYLFSTVTGPAAYLAAVIFGLGVCFNWPTVIGFVAQRVPLSGALGMSIIGGVGMLSTSIFQPFIGSWIDKAHAEYAAQGLSGSALELAAGQETLSTMLTFPIILIVLFSVLWFWAGNPKGGHVEETLVAEQPQL
- a CDS encoding Gfo/Idh/MocA family protein; this encodes MGMVGGSLDAFIGGVHRRAAIMDGEIELVCGVFSSDPVKSKDTGKALYLPDHRVYGDYEEMIAKEKELPEGERMDFVAIVTPNHMHFGPTKLALENGFHVVCDKPITLNTEEAEEIVALVEKTGLVFCLTHNYTGYPMVKEAKNLIASGAIGEIRKVIVEYPQGWLATLVEVTGNKQAAWRTDPKRSGAAGGLGDIGTHAENLAEYITGLKITQVCADLTIFVEGRLLDDDANVLLRFNNGAKGILQNSQIANGEENDLNIRVYGETGGLQWKQLEPNTLIHKTNQGARIIRTGVGNLSKAAQVHTRIPAGHPEGYFEAFANLYRNFAIQLRAYWDGTKADPVYDFPTAQDGLRGMKFIDTVIASSNSDTKWTDFSA